In a genomic window of Streptomyces pristinaespiralis:
- the leuS gene encoding leucine--tRNA ligase: MSEMNSAAETAAPHRYTAAMAADIEARWQDFWDAEGTYQAPNPSGDLAGDPAQVARPKKFVMDMFPYPSGAGLHVGHPLGYIATDVFARHQRMTGHNVLHTLGFDAFGLPAEQYAVQTGTHPRVSTEANIENMKVQLRRLGLGHDNRRSFATIDPDYYKWTQWIFVQIFNSWYDEKADKARPIDELVAQFESGTREVPGGRAWGELSSLERADVLGGYRLAYASDAPVNWCPGLGTVLANEEVTADGRSERGNFPVFKAKLRQWNMRITAYADRLLDDLDALDWPEAIKLQQRNWIGRSEGARVDFAVDGHDGARITVFTTRPDTLFGATYMVLAPEHGLIDSIVPAEWPEGVKEQWTGGAATPAEAVAAYRKQAQTKSDVERQTEHKDKTGVFTGSYAVNPVTGERIPVFVADYVLMGYGTGAIMAVPGQDERDWEFAEAFELPIVRTVQPPEGWEGEAFTGQGPAINSANDEISLNGLDVAEAKAKITAWLTDKGIGEGTVNFRLRDWLFSRQRYWGEPFPIVYDEDGVAHALPESMLPLELPEVDDYSPRTFDPDDADTQPETPLSRNADWVNVELDLGDGPKRYRRETNTMPNWAGSCWYELRYLDPHNSERLVAPDIEQYWMGPREGQPHGGVDLYVGGAEHAVLHLLYARFWSKVLFDLGHVSSVEPFHKLYNQGMIQAYVYRDERGFPVTATEVEERDGKFFHDGTPVKRELGKMGKSLKNAVTPDEICAEYGADTLRLYEMAMGPLDVSRPWDTRAVVGQYRLLQRLWRNVVDEATGEVTVVDGEPDEATLRALHKAIDGVSQDMSAMRFNTAIAKITELNNHLTKTGGPVARSVAERLVLLVAPLAPHIAEELWRRLGHTDSVVHQDFPVADPAYVVDESVTCVVQIKGKVKARLEVSPSITDEELEALALGDAAVVAALGGAGIRKVIVRAPKLVNIVPA; the protein is encoded by the coding sequence ATGAGCGAGATGAACTCGGCTGCGGAGACAGCAGCCCCGCATCGTTATACGGCTGCCATGGCGGCCGACATCGAGGCACGCTGGCAGGACTTCTGGGACGCGGAGGGCACCTACCAGGCGCCCAACCCGAGCGGGGACCTGGCGGGGGACCCCGCGCAGGTGGCCAGGCCCAAGAAGTTCGTCATGGACATGTTCCCGTACCCGTCGGGCGCCGGGCTGCACGTCGGCCACCCCCTGGGCTACATCGCCACCGACGTCTTCGCGCGTCATCAGCGCATGACCGGGCACAACGTCCTGCACACCCTGGGCTTCGACGCCTTCGGCCTGCCGGCCGAGCAGTACGCCGTGCAGACCGGCACGCACCCGCGCGTGTCGACCGAGGCGAACATCGAGAACATGAAGGTGCAGCTGCGCCGGCTGGGCCTGGGCCACGACAACCGCAGGTCCTTCGCGACGATCGACCCGGACTACTACAAGTGGACCCAGTGGATCTTCGTCCAGATCTTCAACTCCTGGTACGACGAGAAGGCGGACAAGGCGCGCCCGATCGACGAGCTGGTGGCCCAGTTCGAGAGCGGCACCCGTGAGGTGCCCGGAGGCCGGGCATGGGGCGAGCTGAGCTCCCTGGAGCGCGCCGACGTCCTGGGCGGGTACCGCCTGGCCTACGCCTCCGACGCGCCGGTCAACTGGTGCCCCGGTCTCGGCACCGTGCTGGCCAACGAGGAGGTCACCGCCGACGGCCGCTCCGAGCGCGGCAACTTCCCCGTCTTCAAGGCCAAGCTGCGCCAGTGGAACATGCGCATCACCGCCTACGCCGACCGGCTGCTGGACGACCTGGACGCGCTGGACTGGCCCGAGGCCATCAAGCTGCAGCAGCGCAACTGGATCGGCCGCTCCGAGGGCGCCCGCGTCGACTTCGCCGTCGACGGCCACGACGGCGCACGGATCACCGTCTTCACCACCCGCCCCGACACCCTGTTCGGCGCCACCTACATGGTCCTGGCCCCCGAGCACGGCCTGATCGACTCCATCGTCCCGGCCGAGTGGCCCGAGGGCGTCAAGGAGCAGTGGACCGGCGGCGCCGCGACCCCGGCCGAGGCCGTGGCCGCCTACCGCAAGCAGGCGCAGACCAAGAGCGACGTCGAGCGCCAGACCGAGCACAAGGACAAGACCGGCGTCTTCACCGGCTCGTACGCCGTGAACCCGGTCACCGGCGAGCGGATCCCCGTCTTCGTCGCCGACTACGTCCTGATGGGCTACGGCACCGGCGCCATCATGGCCGTCCCCGGACAGGACGAGCGCGACTGGGAGTTCGCGGAGGCCTTCGAGCTGCCCATCGTCCGCACCGTGCAGCCCCCTGAGGGCTGGGAGGGCGAGGCGTTCACCGGTCAGGGCCCCGCCATCAACTCCGCCAACGACGAGATCTCCCTGAACGGCCTGGACGTCGCTGAGGCCAAGGCGAAGATCACCGCCTGGCTGACCGACAAGGGCATCGGCGAGGGCACCGTCAACTTCCGGCTGCGGGACTGGCTGTTCAGCCGTCAGCGCTACTGGGGCGAGCCCTTCCCGATCGTCTACGACGAGGACGGCGTCGCCCACGCGCTGCCCGAGTCGATGCTGCCGCTGGAGCTGCCGGAGGTCGACGACTACTCGCCGCGCACCTTCGACCCCGACGACGCGGACACCCAGCCCGAGACACCGCTGTCCCGCAACGCGGACTGGGTGAACGTCGAGCTGGACCTGGGCGACGGCCCGAAGCGCTACCGCCGCGAGACCAACACCATGCCCAACTGGGCGGGTTCGTGCTGGTACGAACTGCGCTACCTGGACCCGCACAACAGCGAGCGGCTGGTCGCGCCGGACATCGAGCAGTACTGGATGGGTCCGCGCGAGGGTCAGCCGCACGGCGGTGTCGACCTGTACGTCGGCGGCGCGGAGCACGCCGTGCTGCACCTGCTGTACGCGCGGTTCTGGTCCAAGGTGCTGTTCGACCTGGGACACGTCTCCTCGGTCGAGCCGTTCCACAAGCTGTACAACCAGGGCATGATCCAGGCGTACGTCTACCGCGACGAGCGTGGGTTCCCGGTCACGGCCACCGAGGTCGAGGAACGCGACGGGAAGTTCTTCCACGACGGCACTCCGGTCAAGCGCGAGCTGGGCAAGATGGGCAAGTCCCTGAAGAACGCCGTCACCCCGGACGAGATCTGCGCCGAGTACGGTGCCGACACGCTGCGCCTGTACGAGATGGCGATGGGCCCGCTGGACGTCTCCCGGCCGTGGGACACCCGCGCCGTCGTCGGCCAGTACCGGCTGCTGCAGCGGCTGTGGCGCAATGTCGTCGACGAGGCGACCGGCGAGGTCACCGTCGTCGACGGCGAGCCGGACGAGGCGACGCTGCGAGCCCTGCACAAGGCGATCGACGGCGTCTCCCAGGACATGTCGGCGATGCGTTTCAACACCGCCATCGCCAAGATCACCGAGCTGAACAACCACCTCACCAAGACGGGCGGCCCCGTGGCGCGCTCGGTGGCTGAGCGCCTGGTGCTGCTGGTCGCGCCGCTGGCACCGCACATCGCGGAGGAGCTGTGGCGCAGGCTGGGCCACACCGACTCGGTCGTCCACCAGGACTTCCCGGTCGCCGACCCGGCGTACGTCGTGGACGAGAGCGTGACCTGCGTCGTGCAGATCAAGGGCAAGGTCAAGGCGCGCCTGGAGGTCTCCCCGTCCATCACGGACGAGGAGCTGGAGGCACTGGCCCTGGGCGACGCTGCGGTCGTAGCCGCCCTGGGCGGCGCCGGCATCCGCAAGGTGATCGTGCGGGCGCCGAAGCTGGTCAACATCGTGCCCGCGTGA